CTGATCCTTCTAAAGGCGATATTCTTGTTCGCCGCCGTGGACGTCTGTATGTGATCAATAAAAAAGATCCTAACCGCAAGCAGCGCCAGAAAGGTCCAGCTCGTAAAAAATAAGGAAAAAAACATGGCGAAGAAGTCATCTATTGAAAAGCAAAAGCGCCGCGAAAAACTTGTTCAAATCAAGTGGGAAAAAAGACAAGAGCTGCGCAATAAAGTTTATAACATGAATCTCTCCGAAGAAGAAAGAGAGCAAGCTCGTATTGCCCTCAATAAAATGCCTAGAGATTCTTCTCCTACCCGCTTAAGAAATCGTTGCCAGCTTACAGGCCGTCCTCGTGGATTTTTACGCAAGTTCAAACTCTCCCGTTTAACTTTCAGAGAGCTTGCTTCCATGGGTATGATTCCTGGTGTAACAAAATCTAGCTGGTAATCCTCGCGTTTTATCTCGGCGATTATCGATCATTATTGGATGATGCTTTTTGTATCATCCTTTTTTATTTTTATTGATTAAAAATATCTATTTACATTCCCACAAGTCACGCGTTGCCCAT
The nucleotide sequence above comes from Candidatus Protochlamydia phocaeensis. Encoded proteins:
- the rpmJ gene encoding 50S ribosomal protein L36, translated to MKVKASIKADPSKGDILVRRRGRLYVINKKDPNRKQRQKGPARKK
- the rpsN gene encoding 30S ribosomal protein S14: MAKKSSIEKQKRREKLVQIKWEKRQELRNKVYNMNLSEEEREQARIALNKMPRDSSPTRLRNRCQLTGRPRGFLRKFKLSRLTFRELASMGMIPGVTKSSW